In one Ictalurus furcatus strain D&B chromosome 10, Billie_1.0, whole genome shotgun sequence genomic region, the following are encoded:
- the kng1 gene encoding kininogen-1: protein MQGHRIWVILALTWLFCSSSHASEETRLQCDDPNVQDAVASVLVAHNKELTEGNQLALYQILEAAKTQNESGEVLSVHFTARESDCAAGEEKSWQECDYLQDSSKLLRHCRAKLLLKETNEIFAQHCSVEPPLVAEPRPPCLGCPESINVYSEDIKEPLSYSISKANVQNEHTHHFLFNYIAWATRQVIAGFRYRLRFDLQKSNCTKENFKDITEECHPDHTEPAFINCNSTVDVAPWRHELPDTSVNCEPGRLQMGFVIRRRPPGWSPLRNIHDFVAKPIKEESSEESHEGKTLCVTPTISQNPITDPKPSHPTAVVLTPNATSFICPSKPWKVFDVKTALPPRPPPPPPRPDHVQAGLADKDLIDIVNE, encoded by the exons ATGCAAGGACACAGAATTTGGGTGATTTTGGCCTTAACATGGCTTTTCTGCTCCAGCTCACATGCGAGTGAGGAGACCAGGCTTCAGTGTGATGATCCAAATGTGCAAGATGCCGTGGCTTCGGTTCTTGTAGCGCACAATAAAGAGTTAACTGAGGGAAACCAGCTGGCTCTGTATCAGATCCTTGAGGCTGCAAAG ACCCAGAATGAATCAGGGGAAGTTCTCTCAGTACATTTTACAGCAAGGGAATCTGACTGTGCAGCAGGAGAAGAAAAATCCTGGCAGGAATGTGACTATCTGCAAGATTCCTCAAAG CTGCTCAGACATTGTCGTGCAAAACTCCTGCTGAAAGAAACAAATGAGATCTTTGCACAACACTGTTCAG TGGAGCCCCCTCTCGTTGCAGAGCCGCGTCCCCCCTGTCTGGGCTGCCCTGAGAGTATCAATGTGTACAGTGAGGACATTAAGGAGCCTCTGAGTTACTCCATCTCCAAAGCCAATGTACAGAATGAGCACACACACCATTTCCTCTTCAACTATATTGCCTGGGCCACGAGACAG GTGATAGCTGGATTCAGATATCGGCTCCGGTTTGACCTGCAGAAAAGTAACTGCACTAAAGAAAACTTTAAGGACATTACTGAGGAGTGTCACCCAGATCATACAGAGCCG GCATTCATCAACTGCAACTCGACTGTGGATGTGGCCCCATGGAGACATGAGCTCCCTGACACTAGCGTGAACTGTGAACCTGGACGTTTACAAATG GGCTTTGTAATACGCAGACGTCCTCCTGGCTGGAGTCCACTGAGGAACATTCATGACTTTGTGGCCAAACCTATAAAAGAGGAATCATCTGAAGAATCTCATGAGGGAAAAACACTGTGTGTCACTCCTACAATAAGTCAAAACCCAATTACAGATCCTAAGCCCTCACACCCAACAGCTGTGGTGCTCACACCTAATGCCACTTCCTTTATCTGTCCTAGCAAACCATGGAAAGTTTTTGATGTCAAAACTGCtcttcctcctcgtcctcctcctcctcctcctcgtcctgaCCATGTGCAGGCGGGCCTCGCTGATAAAGATCTGATCGATATTGTTAATGAGTAA